The Candidatus Aminicenantes bacterium genome includes a region encoding these proteins:
- the dnaB gene encoding replicative DNA helicase — protein MPDGSQSGLIPAMPHDEFSERALLGAMLIDNRYVNEVFSEINSDDFYRESHRVIAAAVDYLVNKGKTADMITVSGLLKGRRQLKIAGGYDYIASVVDGIPEKLDIAEYVQVVKDRSALRQIMQTSLGVIDQGAQTPHEGSEAVLNRLQESIIKISESRIKRGFHPMQELVPATVELVNRIQKHGESEGLKTDLTELDNMTAGFHPGDLIVIAARPSMGKTALGLNVAARMAIKYEKTVGFFSIEMARTQIIMRLLALEGRVSMAALRTGKPRLTQKEWADLELAATNLGRAGLYIDDSPSLSIVEMKTRARRLKNERGLDIVFVDYLQLLKVGADMVRRSDSRAQEVSAISSALKEMAKELQIPVVALAQLNRSPETRGTRRSEGPKYQLSDLKESGAIEQDADLVMFLHREEQNDHDTERKGEADLIVAKQRNGPTGRIVLTFIDKYTKFLNYQRAPGMPDTEVF, from the coding sequence ATGCCGGATGGCAGTCAGTCGGGACTGATTCCCGCCATGCCGCACGACGAGTTTTCCGAGCGTGCTTTGCTGGGAGCTATGCTCATTGACAATCGCTATGTCAATGAGGTGTTTTCTGAGATCAATTCCGATGACTTTTACCGTGAATCCCACCGGGTGATCGCCGCGGCCGTGGATTACTTGGTCAACAAAGGAAAAACCGCGGACATGATCACCGTGTCCGGCCTGCTGAAAGGCCGCCGGCAATTAAAAATCGCCGGGGGTTATGATTACATCGCTTCCGTGGTGGACGGCATTCCGGAAAAGCTGGATATCGCTGAATATGTCCAGGTGGTCAAGGATCGCTCCGCGTTGAGGCAGATCATGCAGACCTCCCTGGGCGTGATCGATCAGGGGGCGCAGACTCCGCATGAAGGATCGGAGGCGGTGCTGAACCGCTTGCAGGAATCGATTATCAAGATCTCTGAGAGCCGGATCAAACGAGGCTTTCACCCCATGCAGGAATTGGTTCCCGCCACTGTTGAGTTGGTTAACCGCATCCAGAAACACGGGGAAAGCGAAGGCTTGAAAACAGACCTGACGGAACTGGATAACATGACCGCGGGATTTCATCCCGGCGACCTGATCGTAATCGCCGCCCGCCCCTCCATGGGAAAGACCGCGCTTGGGCTTAATGTGGCTGCACGCATGGCCATCAAGTACGAAAAAACCGTGGGGTTTTTTTCAATCGAGATGGCAAGGACCCAGATCATCATGCGCCTGCTGGCTCTGGAAGGCCGGGTTTCCATGGCCGCCCTGCGTACGGGCAAACCACGCCTGACTCAGAAGGAGTGGGCCGACCTGGAACTGGCCGCCACCAACCTGGGCCGGGCCGGATTGTATATCGATGATTCCCCCAGCCTTTCCATTGTGGAAATGAAGACGCGGGCGCGGCGCTTGAAGAACGAGCGGGGCCTGGATATCGTGTTTGTGGATTATCTACAACTGCTTAAAGTGGGTGCGGACATGGTCCGCCGCAGCGATTCGCGCGCCCAGGAAGTGTCTGCCATTAGTTCGGCCTTAAAAGAGATGGCCAAGGAACTGCAGATTCCCGTAGTGGCGCTGGCCCAGTTGAACCGCTCACCGGAAACCCGCGGTACACGTCGCAGTGAAGGTCCCAAGTATCAGTTGTCTGACTTGAAAGAGAGCGGCGCTATTGAACAGGACGCGGACCTGGTGATGTTTCTCCACCGCGAGGAACAGAACGATCATGACACGGAGCGCAAGGGAGAAGCCGACCTGATCGTGGCCAAGCAGCGCAACGGTCCCACCGGGCGTATTGTGCTCACTTTTATCGACAAGTACACCAAGTTCCTGAATTATCAGCGTGCTCCGGGAATGCCGGATACCGAAGTTTTCTAG
- a CDS encoding RNA polymerase sigma factor — translation MTDLISELKARDRKALVRVMDLFKVKIYNYLRVLVKDPELAEELTQDTFVKVYFKAHTLRTDNLKAWIYTIATNLARNEFRRQRIRHWLSLEEVSEGTAAVIPTVEDEITLAGLLSRLPGKYRIPLVMKELDNFSFKEIAAMTNKPVGTVKTLVFRAKQRLRTMLQEDGITRETALPRNGLAGALMNGGME, via the coding sequence ATGACAGACCTGATCTCAGAGTTAAAGGCCCGTGACCGCAAGGCCTTGGTGCGCGTAATGGACCTATTCAAGGTAAAGATCTACAACTACCTGCGCGTTCTGGTGAAAGACCCTGAATTGGCGGAAGAGCTGACCCAGGATACCTTTGTCAAGGTGTATTTCAAAGCGCATACCCTGCGCACAGACAATTTGAAGGCGTGGATTTACACCATCGCCACCAACCTGGCGCGCAATGAGTTTCGGCGCCAACGCATTCGTCACTGGCTCTCTTTAGAAGAAGTGAGCGAAGGAACAGCGGCGGTGATCCCGACCGTTGAAGACGAGATCACCCTGGCGGGATTGCTATCACGCTTGCCTGGAAAGTACCGCATCCCCCTGGTGATGAAAGAGTTGGATAACTTTTCCTTTAAGGAGATCGCCGCCATGACCAACAAGCCCGTCGGTACGGTCAAAACCCTGGTCTTCCGGGCCAAGCAGCGCCTGCGGACCATGTTGCAAGAGGATGGCATCACCAGAGAAACCGCCCTGCCCCGGAATGGCCTGGCCGGGGCATTGATGAACGGAGGTATGGAATGA